A single Chromatiales bacterium DNA region contains:
- the msrP gene encoding protein-methionine-sulfoxide reductase catalytic subunit MsrP, with translation MLIRKPTDIAPSEITPESLYLDRRQWLKAALAAGAMGVPGLSVAKSEPPGDAVFKSAGKSPLSTDEAPNEWKDITTYNNFYEFGTDKDDPQAYAGTLRTRPWEVVVDGACAKPGRIGIEDILSGFPLEERIYRLRCVEAWSMVIPWVGLELGALLRRFEPSADAKYVAFETLLDPQQMPGQRRSVLEWPYREGLRMDEAMHPLTILAVGLYGRILPNQNGAPLRLVVPWKYGFKSIKSIVRISFTKEQPPTSWNMAAPGEYGFYSNVNPEVSHPRWSQKKERRIGDSFFSARRETLMFNGYADQVAGLYSGMDLRKFY, from the coding sequence ATGCTGATTCGTAAACCGACCGACATCGCGCCATCGGAGATCACGCCCGAGTCGCTGTATCTGGACCGGCGCCAGTGGCTCAAGGCCGCGCTGGCCGCCGGTGCGATGGGTGTGCCGGGCCTGAGTGTCGCGAAGAGCGAGCCACCGGGCGATGCCGTTTTCAAGTCAGCCGGAAAGAGCCCGTTGTCGACCGACGAGGCGCCAAACGAGTGGAAGGACATTACGACCTATAACAATTTCTACGAGTTCGGCACCGACAAGGACGACCCCCAGGCCTATGCCGGAACTCTGCGCACGCGGCCGTGGGAGGTCGTCGTCGATGGTGCCTGCGCAAAGCCGGGACGGATCGGGATCGAGGACATTCTTTCCGGGTTTCCGCTGGAGGAACGCATCTATCGTCTGCGTTGCGTCGAGGCCTGGTCGATGGTGATCCCATGGGTCGGGCTAGAGCTCGGTGCCCTGCTCAGGCGCTTCGAGCCGTCGGCGGATGCGAAGTACGTTGCGTTCGAGACCCTGCTCGATCCGCAGCAGATGCCCGGCCAGCGCCGCAGCGTGCTGGAATGGCCCTATCGCGAAGGGCTGCGCATGGATGAGGCCATGCACCCGTTGACGATCCTCGCAGTCGGGCTGTACGGGCGCATTCTGCCGAACCAGAACGGTGCGCCGCTGCGTCTGGTGGTGCCGTGGAAATACGGCTTCAAGAGCATCAAGTCCATCGTGCGGATCAGTTTCACGAAGGAACAGCCGCCGACGAGCTGGAACATGGCCGCGCCAGGCGAGTACGGGTTCTATTCGAATGTGAACCCGGAGGTCTCGCATCCGCGCTGGTCGCAGAAGAAGGAACGCCGCATCGGGGATTCGTTCTTTTCCGCGCGCCGCGAGACCCTGATGTTCAACGGCTATGCGGATCAGGTCGCGGGCCTGTATTCCGGCATGGATCTTCGGAAGTTCTACTGA
- the radA gene encoding DNA repair protein RadA: MSAKSVYRCDACGGQQPKWAGQCPDCGAWNSLHEVALSSPAGGARRRGGYAGVQSARVQRLGEVERGEAARLATGSDEFDRALGGGLVAGSVVLIGGDPGIGKSTLLLQTAAALSGGRPVLYASGEESPAQIALRGERLGLDAARVGILAETSVEAVLAASEAERAAVLIVDSIQTAVTERLQSAPGSVAQVRECAGMLVEHAKRGGCATLLIGHVTKEGALAGPRVLEHMVDCVLYFDGDPGERYRVLRAVKNRFGAANELGIFAMTGAGLKPVSNPSAIFLARHEHEVPGSLVMVTREGTRPLLVELQALVDTSPLGNPRRVAVGLEHNRLAMLLAVVHRHAGITLADQDVFVNAVGGVRITETAADLPLVLSALSSLRGRALPRGLVAFGEIGLTGEVRPVPNGEERIREAAKHGFTAAIVPQANVPRRPVGGMSVTGVTSLTAAIDAMG; this comes from the coding sequence TTGAGCGCCAAATCCGTCTATCGCTGCGATGCCTGCGGTGGCCAGCAGCCGAAGTGGGCCGGTCAGTGCCCGGATTGCGGCGCGTGGAATTCCCTGCACGAGGTCGCGCTGAGTTCGCCGGCCGGCGGTGCGCGGCGGCGCGGCGGCTACGCGGGCGTGCAGAGCGCCAGGGTCCAGCGCCTGGGCGAGGTGGAGCGGGGCGAGGCCGCGCGGCTCGCGACCGGTTCGGACGAGTTCGACCGAGCCCTGGGCGGCGGGCTGGTCGCCGGATCGGTCGTGCTGATCGGCGGCGACCCCGGGATCGGCAAGTCCACTCTGTTGCTGCAGACCGCCGCGGCGCTGTCCGGCGGTCGGCCGGTGCTGTACGCGAGCGGCGAGGAATCGCCGGCGCAGATCGCCCTGCGCGGCGAGCGCCTCGGACTGGACGCGGCCCGCGTCGGGATTCTGGCCGAGACCAGCGTCGAGGCGGTGCTGGCGGCGTCCGAGGCCGAGCGCGCGGCCGTCCTCATCGTCGATTCCATTCAGACCGCCGTGACCGAGCGTCTGCAGTCCGCGCCGGGTTCCGTCGCGCAGGTGCGTGAGTGCGCGGGAATGCTGGTTGAGCACGCCAAACGCGGCGGCTGTGCGACCCTGCTGATCGGCCATGTCACCAAAGAGGGTGCGCTGGCCGGGCCGCGAGTGCTCGAGCACATGGTCGACTGTGTGCTGTATTTCGACGGCGACCCCGGCGAGCGCTACCGTGTGCTGCGCGCGGTGAAAAACCGCTTCGGTGCCGCGAACGAACTCGGCATCTTCGCGATGACCGGTGCCGGGCTCAAACCGGTGTCGAACCCGTCGGCGATCTTTCTCGCGCGGCACGAGCACGAGGTGCCGGGCAGTCTTGTCATGGTTACGCGCGAGGGTACCCGGCCGCTGCTCGTGGAACTCCAGGCGCTGGTCGATACCAGCCCGCTCGGCAATCCGCGCCGTGTGGCCGTGGGCCTGGAACACAACCGGCTGGCGATGCTGCTCGCGGTCGTGCACCGTCACGCCGGCATCACGCTGGCCGACCAGGACGTGTTCGTCAATGCCGTCGGCGGCGTACGCATCACGGAAACCGCGGCCGATCTGCCGCTGGTTCTTTCCGCCCTGTCAAGCCTGCGCGGGCGGGCGCTGCCGCGCGGCCTGGTGGCGTTCGGCGAGATCGGACTGACCGGCGAGGTGCGGCCGGTTCCCAATGGCGAGGAACGCATTCGCGAGGCGGCCAAGCACGGCTTTACCGCCGCAATCGTGCCGCAGGCGAACGTGCCGCGGCGCCCGGTCGGCGGCATGTCGGTCACCGGCGTGACGTCGTTGACGGCTGCAATCGACGCGATGGGCTGA